In one Lycium barbarum isolate Lr01 chromosome 7, ASM1917538v2, whole genome shotgun sequence genomic region, the following are encoded:
- the LOC132603746 gene encoding ubiquitin-like protein ATG12 isoform X2, translated as MASDSRKVIVHLRATGDAPILKQAKFKIAGTDKFIKVIDFLRRQLHRETLFVYVNSAFSPNPDELVNDLYNNFGFDGKLVVNYACSMAWG; from the exons ATGGCTTCCGATTCTCGTAAAG TGATTGTACATTTAAGAGCAACTGGTGATGCCCCGATACTTAAACAGGCAAAATTTAAG ATTGCAGGTACTGACAAATTCATCAAAGTAATAGATTTTCTGCGCCGCCAACTCCATAGGGAGACATTG TTTGTGTATGTCAACAGCGCCTTCTCACCAAATCCAGATGAGTTGGTAAATGACTTATACAAT AACTTTGGTTTTGATGGTAAGTTGGTGGTTAATTATGCATGCTCCATGGCTTGGGGCTGA
- the LOC132603746 gene encoding ubiquitin-like protein ATG12 isoform X1 codes for MASDSRKVIVHLRATGDAPILKQAKFKIAGTDKFIKVIDFLRRQLHRETLFVYVNSAFSPNPDELVNDLYNVRISSDESLYILFSLSSPLLRTKATTQWWKDCLKQGPYVLLLNLVILS; via the exons ATGGCTTCCGATTCTCGTAAAG TGATTGTACATTTAAGAGCAACTGGTGATGCCCCGATACTTAAACAGGCAAAATTTAAG ATTGCAGGTACTGACAAATTCATCAAAGTAATAGATTTTCTGCGCCGCCAACTCCATAGGGAGACATTG TTTGTGTATGTCAACAGCGCCTTCTCACCAAATCCAGATGAGTTGGTAAATGACTTATACAAT GTTCGCATCTCTTCCGATGAAAGTTTATACATCCTCTTCAGTCTTTCCTCCCCTCTTTTAAGAACGAAAGCTACAACACAATGGTGGAAAGATTGCTTGAAACAAGGACCATATGTACTTTTGCTGAACTTGGTTATTTTGAGTTGA
- the LOC132602403 gene encoding auxin-binding protein ABP19a-like: MFKLLFFFAVLILSSNASVQDFCVADLKGPESPAGYSCKAVTKVTVNDFMFSGLNAAGNTSNIIKAAVSPAFAAQFPSLNGLGLSAARLDLAPGGVIRTVPFHTHPGASEVLLVVQGSITAAFVSSANTVYLKTLKKGELMVFPHGLLHFQVNASYSSVAYVFFSSSNPGLQITDFALFANDLSTKLVEATTFLDEAQIKELKGVLGGTG, from the exons ATGTTCAAACTTTTATTCTTCTTTGCTGTCCTCATCTTGAGCAGCAATGCTTCTGTACAAGATTTTTGTGTAGCAGATTTAAAAGGACCAGAATCCCCTGCAGGCTACTCTTGCAAAGCTGTTACTAAAGTCACGGTGAACGACTTCATGTTCTCGGGACTAAATGCAGCAGGAAACACCTCAAACATCATTAAAGCTGCAGTCTCACCAGCATTTGCAGCTCAATTCCCCAGCCTAAATGGGCTCGGTCTCTCTGCAGCACGTCTCGACTTAGCCCCTGGTGGTGTGATACGTACT GTACCATTCCACACTCATCCCGGTGCTTCTGAGGTCCTACTCGTCGTGCAGGGGTCGATCACTGCTGCTTTCGTTTCCTCAGCAAATACTGTTTACTTAAAGACACTCAAGAAAGGTGAACTAATGGTATTCCCACATGGTTTGTTGCATTTTCAAGTGAATGCTAGTTATTCCTCTGTAGCTTATGTGTTTTTTAGTAGTTCCAATCCTGGACTTCAAATAACCGACTTTGCGTTGTTTGCGAACGATTTGTCTACTAAGTTGGTTGAGGCTACAACATTCCTTGATGAAGCTCAAATCAAGGAGCTTAAGGGTGTGCTTGGAGGCACTGGCTAA